From the Homo sapiens chromosome 1, GRCh38.p14 Primary Assembly genome, one window contains:
- the SMG7 gene encoding nonsense-mediated mRNA decay factor SMG7 isoform X4 produces MSFLGILCKCPLQNESQEESYNAYPLPAVKVSMDWLRLRPRVFQEAVVDERQYIWPWLISLLNSFHPHEEDLSSISATPLPEEFELQGFLALRPSFRNLDFSKGHQGITGDKEGQQRRIRQQRLISIGKWIADNQPRLIQCENEVGKLLFITEIPELILEDPSEAKENLILQETSVIESLAADGSPGLKSVLSTSRNLSNNCDTGEKPVVTFKENIKTREVNRDQGRSFPPKEVRRDYSKGITVTKNDGKKDNNKRKTETKKCTLEKLQETGKQNVAVQVKSQTELRKTPVSEARKTPVTQTPTQASNSQFIPIHHPGAFPPLPSRPGFPPPTYVIPPPVAFSMGSGYTFPAGVSVPGTFLQPTAHSPAGNQVQAGKQSHIPYSQQRPSGPGPMNQGPQQSQPPSQQPLTSLPAQPTAQSTSQLQVQALTQQQQSPTKAVPALGKSPPHHSGFQQYQQADASKQLWNPPQVQGPLGKIMPVKQPYYLQTQDPIKLFEPSLQPPVMQQQPLEKKMKPFPMEPYNHNPSEVKVPEFYWDSSYSMADNRSVMAQQANIDRRGKRSPGVFRPEQDPVPRMPFEDPKSSPLLPPDLLKSLAALEEEEELIFSNPPDLYPALLGPLASLPGRSLFKSLLEKPSELMSHSSSFLSLTGFSLNQERYPNNSMFNEVYGKNLTSSSKAELSPSMAPQETSLYSLFEGTPWSPSLPASSDHSTPASQSPHSSNPSSLPSSPPTHNHNSVPFSNFGPIGTPDNRDRRTADRWKTDKPAMGGFGIDYLSATSSSESSWHQASTPSGTWTGHGPSMEDSSAVLMESLKSIWSSSMMHPGPSALEQLLMQQKQKQQRGQGTMNPPH; encoded by the exons A tgtcttTTCTTGGCATCCTGTGCAAGTGTCCTCTACAGAATGAGTCTCAGGAGGAGTCCTACAATGCCTATCCTCTTCCAGCAGTCAAGGTCTCCATGGACTGGCTAAGACTCAGACCCAGGGTCTTTCAGGAGGCAGTGGTGGATGAAAGACAGTA CATTTGGCCCTGGTTGATTTCTCTTCTGAATAGTTTCCATCCCCATGAAGAGGACCTCTCAAGTATTAGTG CGACACCACTTCCAGAGGAGTTTGAATTACAAGGATTTTTGGCATTGAGACCTTCTTTCAG GAACTTGGATTTTTCCAAAGGTCACCAGGGTATTACAGGGGACAAAGAAGGCCAGCAACGACGAATACGACAGCAACGCTTGATCTCTATAGGCAAATGGATTGCTGATAATCAGCCAAG gcTGATTCAGTGTGAAAATGAGGTAGGGAAATTGTTGTTTATCACAGAAATCCCAGAATTAATACTGGAAGACCCCAGTGAAGCCAAAGAGAACCTCATTCTGCAAGAAACATCTGTGATAGAGTCGCTGGCTGCAGATGGGAGCCCAGGGCTAAAATCAGTGCTATCTACAAGCCGAAATTTAAGCAACAACTGTGACACAGGAGAGAAGCCAGTGGTTACCTTCAAAGAAAACATTAAGACACGAGAAGTGAACAGAGACCAAGGAAGAAGTTTTCCTCCCAAAGAGGTGAGAAGGGACTATAGCAAAGGAATAACTGTAACTAAGAATGATGGAAAGAAGGACAACAACAAGAGGAAAACTGAAACCAAGAAATGCACCTTAGAAAAGTTACAGGAAACAGGAAAGCAGAATGTGGCAGTGCAG GTAAAATCCCAGACAGAACTAAGAAAGACTCCAGTGTCTGAAGCCAGAAAAACACCTGTAACTCAAACCCCAACTCAAGCAAGTAACTCCCAGTTCATCCCCATTCATCACCCTGGagccttccctcctcttcccagcaGGCCAG GGTTTCCGCCCCCAACATATGTTATCCCCCCGCCTGTGGCATTTTCTATGGGCTCAGGTTACACCTTCCCAGCTGGTGTTTCTGTCCCAGGAACCTTTCTTCAGCCTACAGCTCACTCTCCAGCAGGAAACCAGGTGCAAGCTGGGAAACAGTCCCACATTCCTTACAGCCAGCAACGGCCCTCTGGACCAGGGCCAATGAACCAGGGACCTCAACAATCACAGCCACCTTCCCAGCAACCCCTTACATCTTTACCAGCTCAGCCAACAGCACAGTCTACAAGCCAGCTGCAGGTTCAAGCTCTAACTCAGCAACAACAATCCCCTACAAAAGCTGTGCCGGCTTTGGGGAAAAGCCCGCCTCACCACTCTGGATTCCAGCAG TATCAACAGGCAGATGCCTCCAAACAGCTGTGGAATCCCCCTCAGGTTCAAGGCCCATTAGGGAAAATTATGCCTGTGAAACAGCCCTACTACCTTCAGACCCAAGACCCCATAAAACTGTTTGAGCCGTCATTGCAACCTCCTGTAATGCAGCAGCagcctctagaaaaaaaaatgaagcctttTCCCATGGAGCCATATAACCATAATCCCTCAGAAGTCAAGGTCCCAGAATTCTACTGGGATTCTTCCTACAGCATGGCTGATAACAGATCTGTAATGGCACAGCAAGCAAACATAGACCGCAGGGGCAAACGGTCACCAGGAGTCTTCCGTCCAGAGCAGGATCCTGTACCCAGAATGCCGTTTGAG GACCCCAAGAGCTCCCCTCTGCTTCCTCCGGACCTGTTAAAGAGTCTGGCTGccttggaggaagaggaagagctgATTTTTTCTAACCCTCCTGATCTTTACCCGGCTCTGCTGGGGCCTCTCGCCTCTCTTCCTGGACGAAGCCTTTTT AAATCCTTATTGGAGAAGCCCTCAGAGCTCATGTCACATTCATCCTCTTTCCTGTCCCTCACCGGATTCTCTCTCAATCAG GAAAGATACCCAAATAATAGTATGTTCAATGAGGTATATGGGAAAAACCTGACATCCAGCTCCAAAGCAGAACTCAGTCCCTCAATGGCCCCCCAGGAAACATCTCTGTATTCCCTTTTTGAAGGGACTCCGTGGTCTCCATCACTTCCTGCCAGTTCAG ATCATTCAACACCAGCCAGCCAGTCTCCTCATTCCTCTAACCCAAGCAGCCTACCCAGCTCTCCTCCAACACACAACCATAATTCTGTTCCATTCTCCAATTTTGGACCCATTGGGACTCCAGATAACAGGGATAGAAGGACTGCAGATCGGTGGAAAACTGATAAGCCAG CCATGGGTGGGTTTGGCATTGATTATCTCTCAGCAACGTCATCCTCTGAGAGCAGTTGGCATCAGGCCAGCACTCCGAGTGGCACCTGGACAGGCCATGGCCCTTCCATGGAGGATTCCTCTGCTGTCCTCATGGAAAGCCTAAAG TCTATCTGGTCCAGTTCCATGATGCATCCTGGACCTTCTGCTCTGGAGCAGCTGTTAATGCAGCAGAAGCAGAAACAGCAACGGGGACAAGGCACCATGAACCCTCCACACTGA